A genomic stretch from Capricornis sumatraensis isolate serow.1 chromosome 4, serow.2, whole genome shotgun sequence includes:
- the UPK3A gene encoding uroplakin-3a isoform X2, whose translation MPPLWVVLALGCLRLGSGVNLQPQLASVTFATNNPTLTTVALEKPLCTFGSSAALHGTYEVYLYVLVDSVTPYSAIDTWPGRRSGGMIVITSILGSLPFFLLVGFAGAIVLSLVDRGDADGATSHDSQITQEAVPKSLGTSEPSYTSVNRGPPLDRAEVYASKLQD comes from the exons ATGCCTCCGCTCTGGGTagtgctggccctgggctgcctgCGACTTGGCTCCG GTGTGAACCTCCAGCCCCAACTGGCTAGTGTGACCTTTGCCACCAACAACCCCACCCTCACCACGGTGGCCTTGGAAAAGCCCCTCTGCACGTTTGGCAGCTCAGCGGCCCTCCACGGCACCTACGAGGTCTACCTCTATGTGCTGGTCGACTCGG TCACCCCATACTCGGCGATAGACACGTGGCCGGGCCGGCGGAGCGGGGGTATGATCGTCATCACGTCCATTCTGGGCTCCCTGCCCTTCTTCCTGCTTGTCGGCTTTGCTGGCGCCATCGTCCTCAGCCTCGT GGACAGGGGCGATGCTGACGGGGCAACAAGCCACGACTCCCAGATCACGCAGGAGGCTGTCCCGAAGTCCCTGGGGACCTCGGAGCCTTCATACACGTCTGTGAACCGGGGGCCACCCCTGGACAGGGCCGAGGTGTATGCCAGCAAGCTCCAGGACTGA
- the UPK3A gene encoding uroplakin-3a isoform X1, whose protein sequence is MPPLWVVLALGCLRLGSGVNLQPQLASVTFATNNPTLTTVALEKPLCTFGSSAALHGTYEVYLYVLVDSASFRNASVQDSTKTPLSSTFQQTKGGRTGPYKTAAFDLTPCSDSPSLDAVWDVSQASEILNAYLIRVGTNGTCLSDPNFQGLCNPPLSAATEYRFKYVLVNMSSGLVQDQTLWSDPIRTNRLTPYSAIDTWPGRRSGGMIVITSILGSLPFFLLVGFAGAIVLSLVDRGDADGATSHDSQITQEAVPKSLGTSEPSYTSVNRGPPLDRAEVYASKLQD, encoded by the exons ATGCCTCCGCTCTGGGTagtgctggccctgggctgcctgCGACTTGGCTCCG GTGTGAACCTCCAGCCCCAACTGGCTAGTGTGACCTTTGCCACCAACAACCCCACCCTCACCACGGTGGCCTTGGAAAAGCCCCTCTGCACGTTTGGCAGCTCAGCGGCCCTCCACGGCACCTACGAGGTCTACCTCTATGTGCTGGTCGACTCGG CTAGCTTCAGGAACGCCTCTGTGCAGGACAGCACCAAGACCCCTCTCAGCTCGACGTTCCAGCAGACCAAGGGGGGGAGGACAGGGCCCTACAAGACTGCGGCCTTTGACCTGACCCCGTGCAGCGACTCGCCCAGCTTGGATGCTGTCTGGGATGTGTCCCAGGCCTCGGAGATCCTGAATGCCTACCTGATCAGGGTGGGCACCAACGGGACCTGCCTGTCGGACCCAAACTTCCAGGGCCTCTGCAACCCACCCCTGTCCGCAGCTACGGAATACAG GTTCAAGTATGTCCTGGTCAATATGTCCTCGGGCTTGGTACAGGACCAGACCCTATGGTCAGACCCCATCCGCACCAACCGCC TCACCCCATACTCGGCGATAGACACGTGGCCGGGCCGGCGGAGCGGGGGTATGATCGTCATCACGTCCATTCTGGGCTCCCTGCCCTTCTTCCTGCTTGTCGGCTTTGCTGGCGCCATCGTCCTCAGCCTCGT GGACAGGGGCGATGCTGACGGGGCAACAAGCCACGACTCCCAGATCACGCAGGAGGCTGTCCCGAAGTCCCTGGGGACCTCGGAGCCTTCATACACGTCTGTGAACCGGGGGCCACCCCTGGACAGGGCCGAGGTGTATGCCAGCAAGCTCCAGGACTGA